Genomic window (Vanessa tameamea isolate UH-Manoa-2023 chromosome 3, ilVanTame1 primary haplotype, whole genome shotgun sequence):
ATCTTTACAATTTTCTCATGTTGAATGTGCACTATTTGCTATTCACTCATTGTGTCGGAAAGCACCAGATGCTCTTGGAGCAGATACTGCACGACTAAAGACTTTACGCTTACGACTTCAATACACAGCTAGGCTAACTCaaggatatattaaaaaactaaaagaagTTACACAGGTAAACCACttactttataaacataaatatatttattatttattttatctaatattatataaaaaatgtttcagaGCAAAAAAGGTGAAGATGCCAATACAGaagaaaataaactgaaaatagCTGCTTTAAAAACAACATCAAATATTAACACACTTATACGTGATATATTTCGCACACCTCCTAGCTTCAAGAGCAAAGTGCATCTTTCATTCCAGACAAAAAAAGTTGAAAAAgaggtattataaaaaaaaacttctcttACTGTTGGCACAAATTTctgtagaattttatttataatatagtaatatgaaTCATATTAATATCTGTCCCAAATTTAGTATTACATAATAGTCAATATTTAGACtatattggattttattttttagataacaTCTAGCGATACAGAAGATAAAGATAAATCTTCATCAGGTTCAAAAAGACACAGACCTATCACCTTTGACAATGGTGAACAAAAGGAAGCACCCGAGAAACGTGCCCGTAGTGGTGATAGAAATCTTAAAATGTATACACCACCCTCGGGAAAATATAGTTCCAGATTAAATACCACTGGACGTTTCTCTGGCCCCAATTCTGGGCGAGGGAGAGGCAAAAGGGAATTCTGGAACAGGGGCACGCCCTTTAGAAAGCGCTACTAGATTGACTAAAAACTTCACATAATCCCATGGACTTCTCCTTTCTTTTAAggacataattatatagaaagTCGCcctttaattaaagaaaacacatcatttaaaaaaacaactatggAATGTTTTTCCAttgtacacaatatttatatggctgattagcaaaaaaatatataacaaaaaaaaaaaaatagttttaaaatgaataacatGAACTTCAGTTTTGAGATTGGGCGATCGCCGTTTTAATTTCGTCGTATACTTCGTTGATTAGTTCTGTTTTCAAACTTTTTTAGCAGTTCCAgaagaaataatattgattatttctcATATGTTGCAGTAGTTTTCAGTGTACCTTCAGCTACATAGTGTACGtagattttatttgacaaatttattcataaaataatgcaTGTTTtatcgaattaatattataagttctCATCTTTGCCTTCATATGTAAATGGTAAGTAAACTAATTatctacaattaattaaataagttggTGACTTGGAATTTCATTATAAGctgtaagtattatattttgtagtatttaaaatattatattaactacatCATACAACTTATGCAAAATGACATTGGCTGCCAACAACTCATGATTACGGTAAGtcatttgaaaatgtattaataatatatcatttaaataggATGGTCGGTCAAATGGAGCAATTACTAGAACATGGCTGCAATTGAAAATTGTTTCAGATTTGTTTGTCACACTTCTTTTTTAACCAAAGAAGTAACCACCTGGAATAAATTTatcttcatataataaaatgatttttacgCAAActactgtattattttaataatagtaacagcctgtaaatttcccctTCCCTGGCTAAGGCTTCGTCTCCTTCTGAGGAGAAGATTAGGAGCATATTCTATcaaactgctccaatgcgggctggtggattcacatgtgacagaatttcgttgaaattagacacgtgtaggtttcctcacgatgttctccgtcaccgccgagcactaaatgaattataaacacaaattaagcatatgaaaagttcagtggtgcttgcctgggtttaacTACTGGGCCATGTCGActctcatattattatttttttcttattgattataattatatcctgAAAATGGAATATTAAAGTTATCACTAAAATagcgtaaataaaatttgttttgttattaaaaaaatgatatctataaaatgtcaatattttttcaaaattatgcaAAAGAGTTTTGCAACAGCACCAAGTTGGGACTCTCTTcgggattttatttaaataagcggGTATAATTACAGTTGCTTTAAAATATGCTTACAGACACATTGTATACTCTCAATAATGTAAGTCTTTTTAAAAGACGGTGACAATTATTGTAGACTCGAGGAAAGATAAACTTATCGCACCTAATTTCAGAATTTGCAAAGTTAAAATATCCTTTTTAtggcacggtattcgtttctatgatAAGATTCCAGTTATTTATAACTTAGCccattaacaaatttaaagctcatgttaAAAAACCATTGATAATTAAGGCATATTAGGtaatcaatacaattttatttatgataaaaaagcgtggaattagtatttttttatgttctgggcaggatatatataaatttaattgtaattattgataTACTCTGCTAATCTTGTTAATCATaatggtgaaaaagagtaactacgaGTTTCTTCACGATATAACTATTTTTGAACTGTTGGTAGTTTTACAATGAATTAATcactaaaaaaacaattcaaaagtgctttttgaacctacttgaataaaaaatatttcgatttttacaATGAAATCCCGAAACAAAAATAGGTACttgaaagttaaaatatacaaacttataaacctgtaaaataaaaataatatatattgtagtaGCATTTGACtgataatagttaaaataaaaacaaaatagtcaTTCTTTCAAAATCATCTTTATTTCAGTTCTTGTattcaataacataattaattatactaaaatacagTTCAGGAAAAAAAAAGGTAGATCTTAGTAATGAACCATGTAGGAATTAAAGAGGTGCTTTATTAATATGCAAAACTTAACCTAACTTTTACAAATTCATTTATCTCATATTATCAACTACATTACACATTATTCTATCAAGCTCATAACAGGGGTCTAGATTAGCACTATCAATTGGGCCGCAGTCCATATGTTCTAATATCTCTGTAGGTACTTTAAAGTTGGATTCCATATCATTTTGATCTGGCAAGCTCTGAAGTGCATTTTGCAAAATATCTTGTActttatccaaatgtttttgaaatctgaaaaataaatacatatattcgatgaaaatattatgtttctcATTATTTCAATACCTAGTATTAAGTGTTCATAAAGGTATATTTTCAGTTTAAACTGTCCTTTGATCATGCTACATACACAAATGCAGTCAGTGGTAAATAGAGAAGTAATTAAACACATCACCTGCGTTACAAACATGGCTAAACAGGCAAGGCAAAGCCAACAAACAGGCACTCTATTCTCAATAATGAAaactataaacaataaaatacctCATAGCTGTTTCCACTCTTTGACGTTTTTGTAATTCCATCATCACTCTCAATGTTTCTCTTGCCTGGTGTGGcctaaattcatttaaaaggtGATGAATGtgtataaacaataaacttaGATCTTCAACTTTCTCTGCTCTTTTAGGAGAATCAGGACAGTGAACCAATAAATCTAAAAGGTCTAAAAAATTGGCTAATAATGAGTGATTCAATTTCTTCAATTCTCGTCTTCTTTCAAAGTGCATTGGATAAAGGCGCCGAAATCCCTGTTATTACAAGTGACATGTTAAAAAAcagtaatttgtaaatatgttattttatttgtaatatcttaaaCATACCTGGCTTTCTAAAGATCTTATTATCGTATCATCAGCATTAAATGTATGTCCAAACATTTGGTAAGAATCATGTATAGGCCTTGGAGCCAAAGGGGCTCTATTTCTTCGAACATTTTCAtcagtataaaaattaatgtattgcAAAGGA
Coding sequences:
- the LOC113397453 gene encoding mediator of RNA polymerase II transcription subunit 7, translated to MSSETTQVSSLPLPPLQYINFYTDENVRRNRAPLAPRPIHDSYQMFGHTFNADDTIIRSLESQGFRRLYPMHFERRRELKKLNHSLLANFLDLLDLLVHCPDSPKRAEKVEDLSLLFIHIHHLLNEFRPHQARETLRVMMELQKRQRVETAMRFQKHLDKVQDILQNALQSLPDQNDMESNFKVPTEILEHMDCGPIDSANLDPCYELDRIMCNVVDNMR